From a region of the Besnoitia besnoiti strain Bb-Ger1 chromosome I, whole genome shotgun sequence genome:
- a CDS encoding hypothetical protein (encoded by transcript BESB_011370), which produces MGAPSLSSTGAAAAVARGLRQRKRGAQQPSSRSFASQSARRQPAPQSPSARSVGEADSSFSPSALFRAAASAFPPSSPPPSSAASPPVSSQSPPSLSGLPPPLGASWRAVALAQETARRPLSPVGAFPQPASASCASSSFPSLPPPGGYPSSPSPPYSSSSPSLPRPPGASPPSLTRAQQPPPSSLPHGAAHRPPLPPRRLLQGVRPRAAPGSALPQGLPCPAGVLQAASGAFSAPSFLSPPHPSFAPSPPWKGSPSGKLDDGLAHVSLPANPTFEDRLFFSLLPLVQGVECPAAGPPAGDKARTARPRPRASDRGRSPSPAAGQQPDAQAKEALELLQTKRTLLLQLYAIIYGEAASPQRGSASVASAYLRPAPAQAAQLARSPLSAAVLSNTLPDFRRLASASTWTPKALRALTEKYGSLADLAQTPRRDNSPSPQVWLALFYTLQRMGPKDSYDRLFLFFLRALLPSFPHFFEAPPSSAFAAAEETPAERVGEGARQKEEAAQARRVAGGQTRARSGRDYEPLFLRFDPETLLPLTEALARARLPYASLFCLQGGLSLYGAQLVKTEADAQLALRILRGIALSLADQIKFPRQAPLRAQKLPSAPGSPTSSGSPTPPAPPSSPAPSQETFAGAAAPWKSPRTVDEPHTEGGYGRASYAVLAAWQQLWLLYQRLPDVAPASKISFFLQASLASETGRVYSVEWI; this is translated from the exons ATGGGAgccccttctctctcgagcacaggcgcggctgcggccgtcgcgagG GGCCTTCGCcagaggaagcgcggagcgcagcagccctcgtcgcggagcttcgcgtcgcagagcgcgagacgGCAGCCGGCTCCGCAGTCGCCCTCTGCACGCTCAGTTGGCGAAGCTgattcttccttttctccctccgccctttttcgcgccgcagcctcggcctTCCCTCCTTCGTCCCCCCcgccgtcttccgctgcgtctcccccTGTCTCTTCCCagtctcctccctcgctgTCGGGCCTGCCTCCACCGCTAGGGGCTTCATGGCGCGCTGTGGCGCTCGCTCAGGAGACCGCCAggcggccgctgtcgcccgtAGGTGCCTTTCCGCAGCCCGCATCAGCTTCCTGtgcttcgtcgtcttttcCCTCGCTTCCGCCACCCGGCGGCTACCCCTCTTCTCCATCTCCGCCGtattcttcctcttcgccgtctctcccgcgcccgccaggggcttcgcctccgtcaCTGACtcgtgcgcagcagccgcctccaTCTTCGCTACCTCATGGGGCTGCCCaccggccgccgctgccacCGCGTAGGCTTCTTCAGGgggtgcggccgcgcgccgcgccgggctCCGCTCTCCCTCAGGGACTGCCGTGCCCTGCTGGGGTCCTGCAGGCCGCTTCCGGCgctttctctgcgccttcgtttctctcgccgccgcatccTTCGTTTGCTCCGTCTCCACCCTGGAAAGGGTCGCCGAGCGGCAAGCTTGACGACGGCCTAGCGCATGTGTCGCTGCCAGCAAACCCCACTTTTGAGGACCGGCTCTTCTTCAGTCTACTCCCGCTGGTTCAGGGGGTCGAGTGCCCCGCGGCGGGCCCCCCGGCTGGCGACAAGGCCCGGACCGCccgaccgcggccgcgggcctccgaCCGCGGGCGGAGCCCGAGCCCGGCCGCGGGACAGCAGCCCGACGcccaggcgaaggaggctctggagctgctgcagacaaaGCGGacgcttcttctgcagctctACGCTATCATCTACGGAGAGGCGGCGTCACCTCAACGCGGGTCGGCGtcggtcgcctccgcgtatctgcgcccggcgccggcgcaagcggcgcagctcgcgcgcagcccgcTGAGCGCCGCGGTTCTCTCGAACACCCTGCCTGACTTTCGCCGACTGGCGAGTGCGTCAACTTGGACGCCGAaggccctccgcgccctAACGGAGAAATACGGGTCCCTGGCAGacctcgcgcagacgccgagacgcgaCAACAGCCCCTCCCCGCAAGTCTGGCTCGCGCTCTTCTACACTCTCCAGCGCATG GGCCCGAAGGACTCGTACGAccgcctctttctcttctttctgcgcgcgctgctgccgagtTTCCCCCACTTTTTCGAGGctcctccctcgtctgcgtttgcggcggccgaggagacgcccgcggaaCGCgtgggcgaaggcgcgaggcaaaaagaagaggccgcgcaggcccgtCGCGTGGCGGGGGGCCAAACCCGTGCGCGCAGTGGGAGAGACTACgagcctctctttctccgcttCGATCCTGAAactctgctgcctctcacTGAAGC gctcgcgcgagcgcgcctgcCGTACGCGTCACTCTTTTGCCTGCAAGGCGGGCTGTCTCTGTACGGCGCTCAGCTCGTGAAGaccgaggcagacgcacagCTGGCGCTTCGCATTCTGCGGGGCATCGCCCTCAGCCTTGCAGACCAGATCAAATTCCCGCGGCAAGCTCCActgcgcgcgcagaagctCCCCTCCGCACCAGGCTCGCCGACCTCGTCGGGCTCGCCTACCCCTCCGGccccgccttcctcgcctgcgccctcgcaggagaccttcgcgggcgccgctgcgccgtggAAGTCGCCGCGGACGGTGGACGAGCCACACACGGAGGGCGGCTACGGCCGAGCTAGCTACGCGGTTCTGGCTGCCTGGCAGCAGCTCTGGCTGTTGTATCAGCGCCTACCCGAcgtggcgcccgcgagcaAGATATCGTTTTTCCTCCAGGCAAGTTTAGCTTCTGAGACTGGCCGCGTGTACAGTGTCGAGTGGATATGA
- a CDS encoding hypothetical protein (encoded by transcript BESB_011380) — MQRTCDEVYANMPTDVASLAALAYSVRMRQTYLFRLLQLFQEAEKRERERVRRGTEARAALAALAEDQRQAGARFPPSVYPEALSVSLPSVSQLSGAASSSVSSPAGSPSSSPALAATGVPLGSATASSLAWRSRVLGAAPLLPPCGLGDELEGEWTQLAAGLWSGKGLFGDGIDFLQAAHELLSDWSFLWAMPCEAEPVWLKLAAFASRLQHLGMPSLDARAPPSSSPQPVSLTSPSSGSAETGEAADRAAAAGGVADLPARERGESEKGVGGGAQAGDAEVAKGESPKEGQVVPWQMRFQRELETEIAKRARLAHARQRHTQFAAPSHSPSAPSEALAYEMQQRAGEEESEAEWLSLPRTLVALEHLYCRAAHEFCRAPQHAVEQFVRTRPRDFIMLMLVSSFPPPSRRVHTPPPPALAASTSSSLKPALSSLLLPPSSVSTSQRLASSCFIPCRHPAAPPLFFQFQNLIPRLPPLRQDERDDRGVYVAALTLLAVRWRWVCAWASDTSQAANARGPSPVLPLLRFEHFMKAVSVIYSEALYAARLLLPHQQERYLLLQQLLRHLNYTPHNRITLQQLATQGGPRAAANVVCMLAATRDMHAATGLRHSLFEVLSSLLSKLFVKGIFFWPSRSTGAPFLPYPLALSSTRELLPPSEPASSGSSCFSSRPVRVGEVVFPPSPVTLLPYLHLVALDSAQARSVNPRDSYLRRLIRLYQVFFEAALRTPGKEGAGPRQLLTRESPLQPALTAASSASAGGDIVQTAASTPDARVRAASEKRKRQTEGGAASAEGKEARPSEKNDANEEDISTLYGLTEAAFHRSWAVPLVLQADVDRALHLPLLLPHLLNIWKEKLDARRYSALRSLLFRSSSPKDQADGGAEGPYVEASRDSLVANAEEAPHPGKRHSAPQVAQEFDDGYASEEETKNAHLRITPTAASSAAPSTKPLSPELAVSTLVLFLCRAARIPLPEQLQAPQPAAEAAARRRAEKNLQDEHARDPATGAVADIGGEISAGSSKQASRVEKEEASAAESKPEKEMTAEGSREAASSSNAAAGLRDEARLSGGEQTNETSSSVLFEEDDDADLSLASLSFDADGNLFIPAEEGGSDEAEQTTAPSKKGKKNQVREGTPPASAPTADTASSSPTEPYTIEATQGELEKEAANTDAHDEVEDVFATSHTLDPSRFAEPLRHLTLTTLATGMTVLDEELQCVNEVVHRVNAKFPAAQAAEAEELVAKDSFLAACFRPFPSLASYQAALSALYDVFDFLFVEKLSACSVAELQLLALNTRRLIKLPRYLPFPSRDDGRSPAAGEPSAGSTPEDEATRAQEDGETFERRGEAEPMRTVSGEDLERARNGGERADARLPVSRETERHEPQVLQARRWADATRDRREFFYGSIMQALVLRLTKLNAALQCHSSPSASSARGEEAATDAHQQVRTAPAGRTREATSLQEEQAVALFELLLHMLAGSPLPVQRELLLLLLQRSGVAAEVGASTAADAEESDGLRSVVGSSHPQSASEGDPLSENHKLLLHIGKPFELLLRDIASMSESQLFRLALAIARLDLLGCLFDAHPEGGRRRGSVAAADLACFSSTAPFLAPRAFSLPAATLAGAGDAKHLVDPDAAQPEKTQLLESDSSRRGADTGCSSSRALSANLHLLLAPETTHGAPCEAPEAGEPPEHRRLRKQQARQERTRRDEKRRAARLLQRELEGALRAKLAFGWETLSFSEATGLLWALTVMPEPKLDLLVLLFDRIESSFNVVLEEQRIIEQPTDLPSHLPPLTSGPIYRFLATHTPVDSARLRSACAALLREGDPAVVSSLQARFPLCWVALEVLASTRFHQERSVFADSSAASNIERTLEEDERAGEWDDAHGDSAKHPRASAVVTPLAQSVIRMAQTKHGISLLWDTDFQIPGLPFIFDLALPNERIVFLLGSHCASLPLEEGSSSYDSLSCISGLEPDLVVATPTLPLVVQSGDEATQEGGERAVQWELAECVVGPPRSGMNEIGEQKQRFRDAGSCGGRRLIRRLTEQAGYRLIEIDTPDATHAETLLDRLLTSSAGERVSRAHVATPLKAGGVPLPR, encoded by the exons aTGCAGCGGACGTGCGACGAGGTCTACGCGAACATGCCTACCGACGTGGCGAGTCTCGCGGCTCTTGCGTAcagcgtgcgcatgcgccaaaCGTATTTGTTTCGGCTGCTGCAGTTGTTTcaggaagcggagaagcgcgaacGGGAGCGCGTGAGGCGCGGCACCGAGGCGCGGGCCGCTCTAGCGGCGCTCGCAGAAGACCAGAGGCAGGCAGGGGCCCGCTTCCCGCCGTCGGTCTACCCAGaggctctctctgtctccctcccCTCTGTCTCACAGTTgtcgggcgcggcctcctcgtcggttTCTTCGCCCGCGGGTTCGCCGAGTTCTTCTCCGGCCCTCGCCGCGACAGGGGTTCCTCTGGGgtctgcgacggcgtcgtctctggcctggcgctcgcgagtgctgggggcggcgccgctgctcccaCCGTGCGGCTTGGGTGACGAGCTCGAAGGCGAGTGGACGCAGTTGGCGGCGGGCTTATGGAGCGGCAAGGGCCTCTTCGGCGACGGCATCGACTTCCTGCAGGCGGCTCACGAGCTGCTTTCCGACTGGTCGTTCCTCTGGGCAATGCCCTGCGAAGCCGAGCCCGTCTGGCTCAAgctcgccgcgttcgcctcgcggctaCAGCACCTGGGCATGCCTTCtctcgacgcccgcgcgccgccctcctcgtcgccccagCCAGTCTCGCTcacctcgccctcctcaggCTCTGCTGAGactggagaggccgcggatcgcgcggcagcggccgggGGCGTCGCAGatctgccggcgcgcgaacgaggagagagcgaaaaaggcgtcggcggcggcgcacaggCGGGGGACGCCGAGGTGGCGAAAGGCGAATCTCCGAAGGAGGGACAGGTTGTCCCCTGGCAAATGCGCTTCCAACGCGAGCTGGAAACTGAGAttgcgaagcgcgcgcgcctggcgcatGCCCGCCAACGGCACACACagttcgccgcgccctcgcactCTCCCTCAGCAcccagcgaggcgctggcctacgagatgcagcagagggcaggagaagaagagagcgaagcggagTGGCTTTCGCTCCCGCGGACTCTGGTTGCGTTGGAGCACCTCTACTGCCGAGCGGCGCACGAgttctgccgcgcgccgcagcatgCGGTTGAACAGTTCGTTCGCACGCGTCCCCGAGACTTCATCATGCTCATG CTTGTCTCGTCTTTCCCTCCGCCCAGTCGCCGCGTccacacgccgccgccgcctgcgctcgccgcctcgacttcgtcgtcgctgaaGCCAGCGCTTTCGTCgctcctgctgccgccgtcgagtGTGAGCAcgtcgcagcgcctcgcctcctcctgttTCATACCGTGTCGCCACCCGGCAGCGCCACCGCTCTTCTTCCAGTTTCAGAATCTCAtcccgcggctgcctccgcttcggcAGGACGAGCGCGACGACCGCGGTGTCTACGTGGCCGCCCTCACGCTCCTCGCGGTCCGCTGGCGCTGGGTGTGCGCCTGGGCATCG GACACCAGCCAGGCGGCCAACGCCCGCGGCCCTAGCCCCGTGTTGCCGCTTTTGCGCTTTGAGCACTTCATGAAGGCCGTCAGCGTCATTTACTCCGAGGCTCTGTACGCCGCCAGGCTCCTTCTGCCGCACCAGCAAGAGCGCTACCTGCTGCTCCAACAGCTTCTGC GCCACCTGAACTACACCCCGCACAACCGCATAACCCTGCAGCAACTGGCGACACAGGGCGgacctcgcgcggcggcgaacgtCGTTTGCATGCTCGCAGCAACTCGAGAC ATGCACGCTGCAACCGGGCTCCGCCACTCTCTCTTCGAGgtgctctcttcgctcctcTCTAAATTGTTCGTTAAGGGGATTTTCTTCTGGCCGTCTCGCTCAACAGGGGCTCCTTTCCTGCCGTACCCTCTAGCTCTCTCGTCTacgcgcgagctgcttccGCCCTCGGAACCCGCCTCTTCGGGTTCGTcctgcttctcttcgcggccgGTGCGCGTGGGCGAGGTGGTGTTTCCGCCGAGCCCCGTGACGCTGTTGCCTTACTTGCATTTGGTTGCGCTGgactcggcgcaggcgcggtcAGTAAATCCGCGCGACTCGTACCTCCGTCGCCTGATTCGGCTCTACCAGGTGTTTTtcgaggctgcgctgcgcacgccggGCAAAGAGGGCGCCGGTCCGCGGCAGCTCCTCACGCGCgagtcgcctctgcagcccgctctcacggcggcgtcttctgcgtctgccgggGGAGACATCGTGCAGACCGCGGCCTCAACTCCTGACGCGCGAGTGCGCGctgcgagcgagaagcggaagcgccaGACAGAGGGGGGAGCGGCTTCAGCTGAGGGGAAGGAGGCACGgccgagcgagaagaacgaTGCAAACGAGGAAGACATCTCGACGTTGTATGGGCTGACAGAGGCTGCCTTTCATCGGTCGTGGGCGGTGCCGCTGGTGCTGCAAGCCGACGTTGACCGCGCGCTTCACCTCCCCCTCCTTCTGCCACATCTCCTCAACATCTGGAAGGAGAAGCTGGACGCCAGGCGATAcagcgccctccgcagcttgCTCTTCAGGTCGAGTTCGCCCAAAGATcaggcggacggcggcgcggaaggccccTACGTCGAGGCCTCGCGTGACTCTCTCGTAGCcaacgccgaggaggccccCCATCCAGGAAAGCGGCACAGCGCTCCGCAAGTCGCCCAGGAGTTCGACGATGGATACGCATCCgaggaggaaacgaagaATGCGCACCTGCGCATCACTCCGACTGCAgcgtcgagcgcggcgccctcgacaAAGCCTCTGTCTCCGGAACTCGCCGTCTCAACGCTCGTACTGTttctctgtcgcgccgcgaggaTTCCCCTGCCTGAGCAGctccaggcgccgcagccggccgctgaggcagccgcgcgccggcgagcagaAAAAAACTTGCAGGACGAGCACGCGAGAGATCCCGCAACTGGAGCCGTCGCGGACATCGGAGGCGAGATaagcgccggcagctccaaacaggcgagccgcgtcgagaaggaggaggcgagtgCTGCGGAGAGCAAACCTGAAAAAGAGATGACGGCAGAGGGAAGCCGAGAAGCCGCGAGCTCCAgcaacgccgcggcgggtcTGAGAGATGAAGCGCGTCTCAGTGGCGGAGAGCAGACGAACGAAACGTCTTCTTCCGTGCTTTTTGAAGAGGATGATGACGCAGATctgtcgctggcgtcgctcaGCTTTGACGCAGACGGCAACCTCTTCATTCCCGCTGAAGAGGGAGGCTCTGACGAAGCTGAGCAAACGACCGCGCCTTcaaagaaggggaagaagaaccAAGTCCGAGAGGGTAcgcctcctgcctccgcgcccacCGCAGATACagcttcgtcctcgcccaCTGAGCCATATACCatcgaggcgacgcagggagagCTTGAGAAAGAAGCCGCAAATACAGACGCTCACGACGAAGTGGAAGATGTCTTCGCGACGTCTCACACACTCGATCCCTCGCGGTTCGCGGAGCCACTGAGACACCTCACGCTGACGACGCTGGCGACAGGCATGACG GTTCTTGACGAAGAGCTGCAGTGCGTTAACGAAGTGGTGCATCGAGTGAACGCGAAGTTCCCGGCCgctcaggcggcggaggcggaagagctCGTGGCGAAGGACTCTTTTCTCGCCGCGTGCTTCCGGCCCTTCCCGTCCCTCGCGTCGTACCAGgcggcgctgtcggcgcTCTACGACGTCTTCGATTTCCTATTTGTCGAAAAGCTCTCCGCGTGTTCGGTGgcagagctgcagctgctggcgctgaaCACGCGGCGCTTGATCAAACTCCCGCGATACCTCCCCTTCCCGTCGCGAGACGACGGCCGCAGCCCAGCCGCAGGGGAGCCTTCGGCGGGCTCTACTCccgaggacgaggcgacccgcgcgcaagaggacggcgagacgttcgagcggcgaggcgaagccgagCCGATGCGCACAGTCAGCGGAGAAGACCTCGAGCGAGCGCGAAATggcggagagcgagcagacgcgaggcTCCCCGTCAGCAGAGAGACCGAGAGACACGAGCCGCAagtcctgcaggcgcgcaggtGGGCAGACGCCACCCGAGATCGACGAGAGTTCTTCTACGGGTCGATTATGCAGGCCCTGGTCCTCCGGCTAACAAAACTgaacgccgcgctgcagtgCCACAGCAgcccctccgcgtcctctgcccggggggaggaggcggcgacggatgCGCACCAGCAGGTGAGGACTGCGCCCGCGGGAAGGACtagggaggcgacgagccTGCAAGAAGAGCAAGCTGTCGCACTCTTTGAGCTCCTTCTTCACATGCTCGCGGGATCCCCTCTGCCAGTGCAGAGagagctgcttcttcttcttctccagaGGAGtggcgtcgccgcagaggtCGGAGCCTcgaccgccgcggacgcagaagagTCTGACGGGCTCCGCTCTGTCGTCGGCAGCTCCCACCCCCAGTCGGCGTCTGAGGGCGACCCGCTGAGCGAAAACCacaagctgctgctgcacatTGGCAAACCCTTTgagctccttcttcgcgacATTGCGTCGATGTCGGAGAGCCagctcttccgcctcgccctggcGATCGCGCGGCTCGATCTGCTCGGGTGTCTCTTCGACGCACACCCagagggagggagacgccgtgggtctgtggcggcggcggatctCGCTTGTTTTTCATCCACTGCCCCgtttctcgcgcctcgcgcgttctcgctgcctgcggcgacactggcgggcgcaggcgacgcgaagcacCTCGTGGAtccagacgccgcgcagcctgaGAAGACGCAGCTTCTGGAGAGCGATTCTTCGCGCAGGGGGGCGGACACAGGCtgctccagcagccgcgcgctgtcgGCTAACCTCCACCTGCTGCTGGCCCCAGAGACGACACACGGCGCCCcgtgcgaggcgccggaggcgggggAGCCACCGGAGCATAGGCGGCTGCgcaagcagcaggcgcgtcaAGAGCGCACCCGGAGAGACGAAAAGAGACGAGCGGCCAGACTCCTCCAGCGGGAACTCGAAGGCGCCCTCAGAGCGAAACTCGCCTTCGGGTGGGAGACACTCTCTTTCTCAGAG GCGACGGGACTTCTGTGGGCGTTGACTGTCATGCCAGAGCCGAAGCTCGATCTGCTCGTTCTACTGTTTGACCG GATTGAGTCCTCGTTCAACGTGGTGCTGGAGGAGCAGCGAATCATCGAGCAGCCTACAGACCTTCCGAGTCACTTGCCTCCTCTCACTTCGGGGCCGATCTACCGCTTCCTTGCGACTCACACTCCAGTCGATTCTGCACGGCTGCGAAGTGCATGCGCTGCCCTCCTG CGTGAGGGCGATCCCGCAGTCGTATCTTCCTTGCAAGCTCGATTCCCACTCTGCTGGGTCGCACTCGAGGTTCTCGCGTCGACGCGCTTCCATCAGGAAAGAAGCGTTTTCGCCGAcagctccgctgcctcgaACATTGAGAGAACCCTCGAAGAAGATGAACGCGCGGGCGAGTGGGACGACGCGCATGGAGACAGCGCGAAGCATCCTCGGGCTTCCGCCGTCGTGACGCCTCTCGCGCAGTCCGTCATACGCATGGCTCAGACCAAGCACGGCATCTCCCTCTTGTGGGACACAGATTTCCAG ATTCCAGGACTCCCGTTTATCTTCGACTTGGCGCTTCCTAACGAGCGCATCGTCTTCCTCCTGGGCTCGCACTGTGCCTCCCTTCCTCTCGAGGAGGGGAGCAGCAGTTACGACTCGCTGTCGTGCATCAGCGGGCTCGAGCCCGACCTCGTGGTGGCTACGCCTACTCTGCCCCTTGTCGTCcagagcggcgacgaagccacgcaagagggaggcgaacgcgcagtGCAGTGGGAGCTCGCGGAGTGCGTCGTTGGACCGCCGCGGTCTGGCATGAATGAGATTGGGGAACAGAAACAGAGGTTTAGAGACGCAGGCTCCTGCGGTGGACGAAGGCTCATTCGAAGGCTCACCGAACAGGCGGGCTACAG GCTTATCGAGATTGACACGCCAGATGCTACACATGCGGAGACTCTCCTGGACCGCTTGCTCACCTCGTCAGCCGGCGAACGTGTGTCGCGGGCGCATGTTGCGACTCCCCTCAAGGCTGGCGGAGTTCCACTACCGAGATGA
- a CDS encoding hypothetical protein (encoded by transcript BESB_011390), translated as MSRNMQITRHQVLSDEADAASRAAAAGVSTGGGQEGMTRDTAETGAAGAPPLSFVDSTDEAEPSPTPAVAPATATSPLLTWLPKPAPLPSPLRDLPVPRLPEVPAVPYVNTTTIQSPLVTKLAQAMPFLNFLPPPPLAPAPMEVITTVAPVPASTQNTGTPETPLVAPAALTRQVAQANDLLSPPGGEGQGAVVSPQVTPLPDDSTLTTPNQEAPPGEETGAPPTFAVPPVAPLPVVSSGIVVPTVVGSTATKARGTEGSPLVVPQGETAVVEAKPNISEPLEERETMEDTILNRRGAEQPPPSPSNVCFDQCDCLPIVLGSVTVLLTSAVSVLAEAILMSQLFSKGFFSKNFFRGGGWVILLSASLGLGGGGLLGGLVRSCWTSALFAGGGFMAFGVSVVLLGTRGAWIGAFGGAIAGGTVAGLANPTPVSVTLGLILGLLTGIVTGFAPILTGVEMNFRYIRWRTRAK; from the exons ATGTCAAGGAACATGCAGATTACACGCCACCAGGTCCTAAGTGACGAAGCAGATGCTGCCTcgcgggcagccgccgcgggggtcTCGACCGGCGGGGGACAGGAGGGGATGACGCGAGATACTGCTGagacaggcgctgcaggcgctccaCCTCTTTCTTTCGTAGACTCGACAGATGAGGCAGAACCGTCACCCACACCAGCTGTAGCACCGGCCACTGCAACATCGCCGCTGCTAACCTGGCTGCCGAAGCCAGCTCCCCTTCCGAGCCCTCTTCGTGATCTGCCTGTCCCTCGGCTTCCGGAGGTCCCAGCGGTACCGTACGTGAACACAACCACCATACAGTCGCCACTTGTCACGAAGCTCGCGCAGGCCATGCCCTTCCTCAATTTTCTCCCGCCACCTCCGCTTGCTCCCGCTCCAATGGAGGTAATCACCACAGTAGCTCCGGTGCCGGCGTCAACCCAAAACACGGGAACCCCAGAAACTCCTTTGGTAGCTCCGGCGGCCCTGACCAGACAGGTTGCTCAGGCGAATGACCTGTTGTCCCCCCCTGGTGGCGAGGGTCAGGGGGCAGTCGTATCTCCCCAGGTGACTCCGCTGCCGGATGATTCAACTCTCACAACTCCCAATCAAGAGGCCCCCCCGGGGGAAGAGACAGGAGCACCGCCCACGTTCGCAGTTCCCCCGGTTGCCCCCCTACCCGTGGTGTCGTCGGGTATAGTCGTCCCTACAG TAGTCGGATCAACTGCAACTAAAGCCAGGGGCACCGAGGGCAGTCCGCTTGTGGTCCCGCAAGGGGAGACAGCAGTtgtggaggcgaagccaAATATCAGTGAGCCACTGGAGGAGAGGGAAACAATGGAAGACACGATCCTTAATCGCAGAGGAGCTGAGCAACCGCCTCCGTCG CCGTCCAACGTCTGCTTTGACCAATGCGACTGTCTGCCCATCGTTCTAGGCAGCGTGACAGTCTTGCTTACTAGCGCTGTATCAGTCCTCGCGGAAGCAATTCTCATGTCTCAGCTGTTTTCCAAG GGATTTTTCTCCAAGAATTTCTTCCGGGGCGGTGGTTGGGTTATTCTGCTGTCAGCAAGCCTAG GGCTTGGAGGTGGAGGCTTGTTGGGAGGGCTCGTTCGGTCCTGCTGGACAAGTGCTCTCTTTGCTGGCGGTGGCTTCATGGCATTCGGTGTCTCCGTGGTACTGCTTGGAACACGGGGTGCCTGGATTGGCGCTTTCGGCGGTGCTATCGCAGGCGGCACAGTCGCTGGACTTGCGAATCCAACGCCTGTGTCGGTTACAC TTGGTCTTATCCTCGGATTACTAACCGGCATTGTGACCGGCTTCGCCCCCATACTCACCGGAGTAGAAATGAATTTCCGTTACATACGATGGCGAACTCGAGCCAAGTAG